TGGCCTTGGCCTGGGCAAGGTCCTGGGCGGCGTCGTCCACCGCGCGGTCGAAATTGGTCCGGGCTGCGTCAAGGTCGCGCGAGAGCTTGCCGATGGCGTCAACCAGCACGTTGGTCTGGTGCAGGCTTTCTTCGGCCGCGCGGATAGCGACGGCCGTGGCGCCCGGGTCGGGCTCCGTGAGCTTCTGCTGTGCCGTCGTTGCGGCGGTGTCAAGAAATTTCAGGCGCTCCCGGGCCTGGGCGATGTTGTCTGAGACCGGGGCCACCGCCGCATCGGAGTACCGTACGCGCATCCCGGTCATGGCCTGCTCCGCATTCGCTACCTTGGCCGCTGCCTCGGCGCGTCCGGCCCGGAGCAGTTCGAGGGCCCGTGGTGCGTTCTTTTCGAGTTCACGCAGGGAATCGAAGGAGACTTTCTGTTCGGCCAGGGCCTGGTTGGCCGACTCGCAGCGACTGATGATCTCGGTATACGATGCCCGCTGTTGCTCCTCGGTGGCCGGGATCGCGTCGTCCAGTTGCTGCTGGAGTTTGAAGGACTCGCTCAGATTTGCCTTGGCGTCGGTGAGGGCCTCCGCAAAGGGCCTAGCGGTGACGTCGCCGAACTGGGCCTGCGCGAATCCGGCTTCCTGCTCGCCGGAGCGCACGGCGTCGTCGGCTGCTATCAGCAGCGATGCGGCCCGTTGCTTGAGCTCCGGAAAGCTCAACGCCGCCGGCTGATCGCTCCGCCCGTCCTCGCGTGGATTTACCCCCGGTTCTCCCGGTGGTGTCCCCGGGCCGGTCAGCAGCGCCAACCTCTCCCGGTATTCCTGCGTGCCCAGCTCGCCGCCGGCGTATCGCCGATCGAGGATCCGACGTGCGTTGCTCCTGCCCGCCGCGGCGCTATGGTTCTGCCCCGGTGCTGATCCCGTTCCTCTTCGGCGGGGGCCACCGGACAATACCCGGGCCGCGAGAGCCGCCACCACCAGGACGGCGACCGTGACCGGGATCAACCAGAATAACCAGGACACGTCTATGCCGGACCCATACCCACCCATCATGGGGTGCCTCCTTCAACCGACCCTATTCCTCAGCCGTCTGGTTCCAGCCTACGCCGCCATACCCCTGGGGGTGTATCACGAACTCTGGCCCCGGGCGGCGCCCTGTTCGGATCCGAGTGGATAAATGACCGCTGCGCCCAAGGGCAGTTCTCCGACAATTCCTCAAATGCGGCCGTGCGGGCCTCTGAGGATAGTCAACGCGGGGGCTCTGTACCGTTGTCCCGCCGGATGGTACGTTTCGTAAGAGCCGGTTCGGCAGGGATTCCCGGCAGGGCCGTGAAAGGACGTACGGACCATGATGGGTGGCGGGTTCGGCATGGGCTGGTGGTGGATCATAGGTCTGCTGCTGGCCATCGGCCTCATCTGGGTCATGATCCGCGGCGTCCGCGCCGCCGGCGAGAATAGCGGGCAGAACGGTCGCGATCCTCGAGACACGGACATTGGGGCCGCCGAGACCCCCGAGAGTGCCAGCGGGATCCTCGCAGATCGATACTCACGCGGTGAACTGAGCGCACAGGAGTACCAGGAACGTCTCCGAATCCTCCGCGAGGGCCCGTAGCGACGCCGGATACCCCTTCGGCGGCTACTCCGGCCCCTCGCGGAGGATTCTTCACCGACGGCCGGGCCGCTGTGCCCAATCCCGAAAACCTGAACCCGTTGTGGCCGTGAAACCCCGCCGGACGGCGCCGATAAGTAACTGTCCCCGCGGTCCGGCCCATTTGTATCCGACGCAGGCCGCCGTCAACTAACGGCCAGTTCTGAGACGGGTTGTGCGACAGACGCCGCCTCAATGTGCTCTGGGCCATGCTCCGTGACGGAGCCACCTACGCTCCGGTGTCGGTGACTGCAGTACGGCTGGCTGCCTGACGAAGGGATTCCGAATTCGAACATCGTCAACTCGCTGATATGGGGAAACTCTCCGCCGTGGCTGAAGAAGGAGTCGCAGCCCTGCCGCACAGCCGTTGCGAGATGCAGGGCATCAGTAGAGCACGTGCGGGTTCCGCCCCTGGAATGTCATTCAACGTTCCGGGACCGTTCGTTCGATGGTGCTGCCCGTGGAACGCGAGAAGGGTTTAACGAAAAATGAACCGCAACAGGATGATAGACATTCCGGCGACAAAGAGCACGCCACGGAACCACGCGCCCACGGTTTCTGCGGCCCTGACCTGGGCCGGTTCTGCAGGCATTTGAATGCCATAGACAGCCGCCGCCACCCAAAGCTGGTAGCGGACTACCTCCCGGCGGAAGATGAACCAAATCCTCGCCAGCAGCAGCATCCCAAGCCCAAGCTCCACACTGGTTCCTGTCCCGGTGGAAACGATGCCGGCCCCGGGTACCAAAACGATGTATAAACCAACGGAAGCCAGGAGTGCGCACGTTGCCAGACTCAGCTGCCTGCGTTGTCGGCCCCGATCGTCGTGGTTCCGCCGCAGGGAGGGGCGGTTGGCTATTAATCCGGCCGCCATAGCCAGCGCCACAAGGGATCCACCGGAGAGTACCAACAGGGGCTCGCGCATGGGAAACCTTTTCGAAGAATCAATGAGGCCAGCCTACAAGCGGGCGCCTCCTTCGAACACAGGATCGGTTCCGCAGTGACTGCATTGGGGCGCCGGAGCATCCGGGGCCAGGAACGCTCTGCCGGTCCTCATATTTCCGCAGGTGGCCAGCACCAGCCGCAAAAGTGGGCCGTGGATGACCCGGGAGTCTTCCCGTTCTCCAGCCCGGCCAACACCGATTTGTTGGGTGGGTCGCCCGCGGAACGGGTCGGCCAGCGCTGCGGCCCCGCTCATCGAAGCCGGTGACCTCGTTCGGGCCAATGGGTGGAATGGGGGCGAGCTAATGAAAAGGCAGCTTCGTGCCCTGTTTGAACGGTACGACACCTTGGGCCGGCGTCATGGTGAACCATTCGCTGTTCTGTTTGGTGGCGAAGATGAGTACTCTCTGGTTCGTGTCGAGCGGGTCGCCGTCCGGGTACGATGTGCCGCAGGTCTGGGGCATGGAGGCTACGCGAAGGGATTCCTGCCCCGGGTCACCTTTGAGGACCGTCTCAATTTCCACCTGATGCGACCGGGCTTTATAGCCATAGATTCTGGTATCGCCATTCTGTGCCTGGGGCTTTCCGACCACGACCAAGGTGGCGTTGTCGAATTGGTCCTGAGGGGTTGCAAATCGGACCCAGTCCACGCAGGTATCGCCGCCGCTACCTGGTACTGGGCTGCAGCCGATTCCAAAAACAGACACGGCAACCGCTGCCGGTATCATTCTCGCAAGTCTGCCCATGCCCTGAGGTTAGCCGCAGCGGGGGATCAGGGCTATGCCGTCACACCGTAGGGAATTCAAAGGATGATGCCAGCGTCGCAACCCTGGTCCGGTCCGCGTGCGGCGGGCGTTCCCGCGCGGCAGTGAATATGGCCGTTAGACTCGTCGTCATGGCTGATGATTCCAAGAAGTTGTCCCTGGCCGGTTCCGTCTCTCTAGGGACCGGTGTCATGGTGGGGGCTGGCATTTTTGCTTTGGTGGGCCAGGTGGCCGGACTCGCTGGAGGGTTGGTGCCGGCGGCGTTTCTCGCAGGGGCGGTCGTTGTCGCCTTCAGTTCCTATTCATATGTGAAGTACTCCGGGGCCCACCCCTCTTCCGGCGGGATCGCCATGCTGCTTAAGAGTGCGTACGGTCCGGGTGTGGTTGCGGGGTCGTTCTCGCTGTTTATGTATGTCTCCATGGTGGTCGCGGAAAGTCTCCTGGCGCGGACTTTCGGTACCTACATGCTTCGTCCGTTCGGCCTGCAGGGATCTCCGCTGCTGGTACCGGCTTTGGGCGTCGCGGCGATCGCGCTGGCCGCCGTGGTGAATATCTTCGGTAATACTTTGGTGGAGCGTTCCGCGACCGTTACGGCCGCGGCCAAGATCATCGGTATCGCAGCGCTGGCCATCGCCGGCCTCCTGGCCTCGGGGTGGTCCTCGCTGGGAACTGCGCTCACCGGCGGCTCGGGCGAACCGCCGGAGCAGGGCATCATCGGGTTCCTGGCAGGGACGACGCTGTGCATCCTTGCCTATAAGGGCTTCACCACCATCACCAATCAGGGCGGTGATATCAAGGAACCGAAGAAGAACATCGGCCGCTCCATCATCATCTCGTTGGCGTTGTGCACGGTCATTTACCTGCTGCTCACGGTGTCCGTGACCGCAAGCCTGAGTGTCCCGCAGATCATTGAGGCCAGGGACTATGCTCTGGCACGGGCTGCCGAGCCGCTCTTCGGCGCATGGGGCGTGGGCCTGACGATCGCCCTCGCCGTTGTGGCGACGCTATCGGGCCTCCTGGCCAGCATCTACTCGGTGTCCAGGCTCTACGCGATGCTCCAGGACATGAAGCAGGCGCCCGGGCTCCCCGAAAAGATTAAGCACCAGCCGCTGCTGATCACCGCCGGTCTGGCGATCCTGGCCACCGTCTTCTTCGACCTGACCCAGATAGCGTCCCTCGGGGCCCTGCTCTATATCAGCATGGACATCGCCGTCCACCTTGGCGTCATCCGGCATCTGCATCAAGACATCGGGGCCAGGAGGTGGGTACCCGCCGTCGCGATATTCCTTGATGTCATAGTTGTGACTGCTTTTATTATCGTCAAAGCCGGACAGGATCTACTCACGCTGGCCGTGGCCGCGGCCTTGTCCCTGACCATCTTTGTTGCGCAGTGGTGGGCCGTCCGACGACGCGATCAGAGTGCCGAGGCCCTGAAGGGCCAAAAGTCCCGCGGGTGAGATCGACTCGACGGGCTGACGCTTGCCTTCCGTTTCTTAGAGCGGACGTGGGTCCGGCCCGGCCCCAGGACACGCGGGGGCCGGGCCGCACAATCCGATCTGGTGCTTCAGCCCGGCCCGAAATGAACTGGTCCCCAAAAGTTGGACTCGTCAATGTACGGGTTCCACTTTAGCGACCAGAGATCGGCTCTTCGAAGAAGTCCCCGTCCCGTTTGGGACGGGGACTTCTTCGCATACCGCCGTATCCGCGTTGAACAATGAGTCCATGAGTGATCAGCCTTTCGAGTCCAAGTACTCTTCCGACGATCCCCTGTGGGCGGCTCCTGATGCCGAATTAATTGCGATTGCCAGAGAAAACGGGGTCACACTTCAAGCCCTCCTCCTTGCCGCGCAAGACCATGCCCGCAAGCTAGATGAGGCTCTGCGAGCCATGGGTGGCTCAGGAATACCTCCACTGACGATCGCGGCTGAGGTCGGCTTGGGTGAAGCGCATGTTTCGGCTGTGCTCGCTGGCAGAGCTACCCTGGACTTCCTTATGGGGCTCTCAAAAGCCGACTAGCCAACGCGGCAGGGACCAAGAGTGCACGGCCATGGACTTATGCCGCAAGCGTCTGAGCACGATACTCTACCGGGCTCAAACCGTTGAGCTTTGTGGAGATTCTTTCGGTGTTGTACCAGTGGATGTATTTGTGCAGCGCGGCTGTCAGTGCTTCGGTGTTGAGGAATTGGACGCGGTGGAAGAGCTCTTCTTTAAGATGTCCGAAGAAGTTCTCCATAACGGCGTTGTCGTAGCAGTTTGCTTTGCGGGACATCGACTGAATGGCGCCGGCGTTCTCCAGGAGTTTGCGCCAGGAGGTGTGCTGGTATTGGAATCCCTGGTCGGAGTGCACGAGGGGTTTCTGCCCCTTCTCCAGGGTGGTCAGGGCACCGCGCAAGGATGAGTTGGTCAGTTCCAAGTTAGGTGAGAGGCCAAGGGCGTAGGAGA
This genomic window from Arthrobacter sp. EM1 contains:
- a CDS encoding TPM domain-containing protein gives rise to the protein MMGGYGSGIDVSWLFWLIPVTVAVLVVAALAARVLSGGPRRRGTGSAPGQNHSAAAGRSNARRILDRRYAGGELGTQEYRERLALLTGPGTPPGEPGVNPREDGRSDQPAALSFPELKQRAASLLIAADDAVRSGEQEAGFAQAQFGDVTARPFAEALTDAKANLSESFKLQQQLDDAIPATEEQQRASYTEIISRCESANQALAEQKVSFDSLRELEKNAPRALELLRAGRAEAAAKVANAEQAMTGMRVRYSDAAVAPVSDNIAQARERLKFLDTAATTAQQKLTEPDPGATAVAIRAAEESLHQTNVLVDAIGKLSRDLDAARTNFDRAVDDAAQDLAQAKATMAAGQHTDLAGPVAGVEAVLNQAQQQLQSGRIDPIAALQRMEAAREGLDRALSGIRNQKVQARRAGQALQQAVMNAQARTSAASDYIAARRAGVGPEARTRLAEARRNLDTALSIQQTDPETALNYAQQAGALASRAAELARSDVQGFGGLDNRGYGGGMFGGRGCGGGLGGAVLGGILIGSILGGGRGGDSGNGDGRDGDAGSGGSF
- a CDS encoding SHOCT domain-containing protein, which encodes MMGGGFGMGWWWIIGLLLAIGLIWVMIRGVRAAGENSGQNGRDPRDTDIGAAETPESASGILADRYSRGELSAQEYQERLRILREGP
- a CDS encoding APC family permease, yielding MADDSKKLSLAGSVSLGTGVMVGAGIFALVGQVAGLAGGLVPAAFLAGAVVVAFSSYSYVKYSGAHPSSGGIAMLLKSAYGPGVVAGSFSLFMYVSMVVAESLLARTFGTYMLRPFGLQGSPLLVPALGVAAIALAAVVNIFGNTLVERSATVTAAAKIIGIAALAIAGLLASGWSSLGTALTGGSGEPPEQGIIGFLAGTTLCILAYKGFTTITNQGGDIKEPKKNIGRSIIISLALCTVIYLLLTVSVTASLSVPQIIEARDYALARAAEPLFGAWGVGLTIALAVVATLSGLLASIYSVSRLYAMLQDMKQAPGLPEKIKHQPLLITAGLAILATVFFDLTQIASLGALLYISMDIAVHLGVIRHLHQDIGARRWVPAVAIFLDVIVVTAFIIVKAGQDLLTLAVAAALSLTIFVAQWWAVRRRDQSAEALKGQKSRG